One stretch of Arachis duranensis cultivar V14167 chromosome 1, aradu.V14167.gnm2.J7QH, whole genome shotgun sequence DNA includes these proteins:
- the LOC110278009 gene encoding DExH-box ATP-dependent RNA helicase DExH11-like, producing MEYHFKFVSYLKLRDVVLVATYHKWTKLLEKMSQNQCHGCIKLEEHLKSAKEMKKHKKEVHALQFQISDDALQQMPDFQGQIDVRKEIGYIDKDLVVQMKGRVACGMNSGEELICTDYLFENQLNDDLEPEEAVALIVVQPQKSLVHPKQ from the exons ATGGAGTATCACTTTAAATTTGTTTCATATCTTAAGCTGAGAGATGTGGTACTTGTAGCAACATACCACAAATGGACTAAGTTGTTAGAAAAGATGTCTCAGAATCAATGTCATGGGTGTATAAAATTGGAAGAGCACCTAAAGTCAGCTAAAGAGatgaagaagcacaaaaaagaaGTACATGCTCTTCAGTTTCAAATTTCTGATGATGCACTTCAACAGATGCCTGACTTTCAGGGCCag ATAGATGTGCGGAAGGAAATTGGATATATTGATAAAGACCTTGTTGTTCAAATGAAAGGACGTGTTGCCTGTGGGATGAATTCTGGGGAGGAGTTGATTTGCACTGATTACTTGTTTGAGAACCAACTGAATGATGATCTTGAACCAGAAGAAGCGGTGGCATTAATAG TTGTGCAGCCCCAAAAGTCATTGGTCCATCCCAAACAATAG